In one window of Photorhabdus laumondii subsp. laumondii DNA:
- a CDS encoding N-acetyltransferase: MMLPIWHEEPIGKHHDRGAFDCGDEALNQFLHRHARQSHEKGGAKTYLAVSKNNGTVLGYYSLSPASIAYERAPEVIKRGLARHEVPVFRLGRLAIDLSVQSQGLGGQLLLAAGRRCLLVAAQAGGVALLIDAKNERVAEWYASYGAIPLLDAHLSLLLPFKTIHAALVTAGKL; the protein is encoded by the coding sequence ATGATGCTACCAATCTGGCACGAAGAACCTATAGGCAAACATCATGATCGTGGTGCTTTTGACTGTGGTGATGAGGCGTTGAATCAGTTTTTACATCGCCATGCAAGGCAGAGCCATGAGAAAGGTGGGGCAAAAACCTACCTTGCAGTTAGCAAGAACAATGGAACGGTATTAGGTTACTACAGTCTAAGTCCCGCTTCTATTGCTTATGAACGTGCACCGGAAGTGATTAAACGTGGTCTGGCTCGACATGAAGTGCCAGTATTTCGGCTTGGCCGTCTGGCTATAGATCTTTCAGTACAGAGTCAAGGACTCGGTGGTCAGTTGTTGCTAGCCGCTGGTCGGCGCTGTTTATTGGTGGCCGCACAGGCTGGCGGGGTTGCATTGCTGATTGATGCCAAGAATGAGCGTGTTGCCGAGTGGTACGCCAGCTATGGTGCTATTCCGCTATTAGATGCCCACCTATCTTTGCTGTTACCATTCAAAACAATACATGCAGCTCTAGTCACTGCGGGGAAGCTTTAA
- a CDS encoding DUF1778 domain-containing protein, with product MPQIPVETNDRMSLRIASEEKSLLMRAAALQHTNLTEFVLRNVMPAARKVIDENERLELTERDSLHVLDLLDNPPAPNDKLLAAAFALPKQS from the coding sequence ATGCCTCAGATCCCAGTAGAAACTAACGACCGAATGTCGCTACGTATTGCCTCAGAAGAAAAGTCGCTGTTGATGCGTGCAGCCGCTTTACAACATACCAACTTGACTGAGTTCGTGCTCCGCAATGTGATGCCAGCAGCACGGAAAGTTATCGACGAGAACGAACGGCTGGAGCTGACCGAAAGAGATAGTTTGCATGTTCTGGATCTTTTGGATAACCCACCGGCACCCAATGATAAATTGTTGGCCGCAGCATTTGCCTTGCCGAAACAATCATGA